In Kangiella profundi, one DNA window encodes the following:
- a CDS encoding ABC transporter substrate-binding protein, translating to MESNQRDSLLVYCSEGSPDAFNPQLVSSGTSYDATAHTIYNQLVTYNPGTTDIAPALAESWQISDDGTRYRFKLKEGVNFHGNQDFTPTRTLNADDVIFSFNRQRLSSHPFHEVSGGRYPYFYSQGLDQLILDINKISDKEVEFVLSRPESPFLAILATPFASILSAEYAEVLQALNKLEWLDSKPIGTGPFRFKRYEPDSYIRYEAFANYFGGAPKIKDLVYSITPDAAMRFARFSAGECDIMSNPLPVHLRIARQNKLNILEVPGFNVAYWAFNVEKPPFHDVKVRQALSMAINREAILKAVYDRQAQIATSPIPPSSWAYNKQVSRVRYNTQQAKQLLTEAGYENGFTIDIWAMPIQRTYNPNARKMAEMMQQDLEKIGVKARIISYEWGTFLSRVAQGLHHSVLLGWNADNGDPSNFLNPLLSCASARSGNNYAKWCHPTFDQLILNASQSSDIEKRKEYYLQAQALFKDQAPWLTIAHANKSLLTQPDVTGLVISPVGNVEFDKVSFDKGKATPDEDTN from the coding sequence ATGGAATCAAACCAGAGAGATAGTCTGCTGGTTTACTGTTCTGAAGGAAGTCCAGATGCATTCAACCCTCAATTAGTCAGTTCAGGCACATCCTACGACGCAACGGCCCATACTATTTATAATCAGCTGGTCACCTATAATCCAGGAACCACAGACATTGCCCCAGCTTTGGCCGAATCCTGGCAAATTAGCGACGATGGCACACGTTATCGCTTCAAGCTAAAAGAAGGCGTCAATTTTCATGGCAATCAGGACTTTACCCCAACTCGTACATTAAATGCTGATGATGTTATCTTTAGCTTTAATCGCCAAAGGCTCAGCTCACACCCATTTCATGAAGTTTCAGGCGGCCGGTATCCTTATTTTTATTCCCAGGGTCTCGATCAGCTTATTCTTGATATCAACAAAATCAGTGATAAAGAAGTAGAATTTGTCCTATCACGACCTGAGAGTCCTTTTCTGGCCATTCTTGCGACCCCATTCGCTTCAATACTCTCCGCCGAGTATGCAGAAGTGTTACAGGCGCTCAATAAATTAGAGTGGTTAGACAGCAAGCCCATTGGTACAGGCCCATTTCGGTTCAAGCGCTACGAGCCGGATTCTTATATACGCTACGAGGCATTTGCCAATTACTTCGGTGGTGCCCCCAAGATAAAGGATCTGGTTTACTCTATTACACCAGACGCAGCTATGCGCTTTGCACGTTTTAGTGCTGGTGAATGCGACATCATGAGTAACCCTCTACCAGTCCATCTTCGGATTGCCCGCCAGAACAAATTGAACATACTGGAAGTACCCGGTTTTAACGTTGCTTACTGGGCATTCAATGTTGAAAAGCCACCATTTCACGATGTCAAAGTGCGACAGGCACTATCCATGGCGATTAACCGGGAAGCTATTTTAAAAGCGGTTTATGACAGGCAGGCACAGATAGCAACCAGCCCCATTCCACCTTCCTCCTGGGCCTATAACAAGCAAGTTTCTCGTGTTCGGTATAATACTCAGCAGGCAAAACAGTTATTAACGGAAGCAGGCTATGAAAATGGCTTTACCATTGATATCTGGGCCATGCCAATCCAGAGAACCTATAATCCAAACGCGCGCAAGATGGCTGAAATGATGCAGCAGGATTTGGAAAAAATTGGGGTCAAAGCCAGAATCATCAGCTATGAATGGGGAACGTTTCTATCGCGCGTTGCACAGGGGTTGCACCATAGCGTACTTCTTGGGTGGAATGCCGATAACGGGGACCCTAGCAACTTCCTGAATCCTTTGCTCAGTTGCGCTTCAGCACGAAGCGGAAATAATTATGCAAAATGGTGTCACCCAACGTTTGACCAGCTAATTCTAAATGCTAGCCAATCTTCCGATATTGAGAAGCGAAAAGAGTATTATCTTCAAGCTCAGGCTCTCTTTAAAGATCAGGCTCCATGGCTCACAATTGCGCACGCTAACAAAAGCCTGTTAACGCAACCAGATGTGACTGGCCTTGTCATTTCTCCGGTTGGTAATGTGGAATTTGATAAGGTCTCGTTCGACAAAGGAAAAGCAACCCCTGATGAGGACACAAACTGA